The nucleotide sequence GCAGTGGCCGGTAGCTATGCGAGGGAGCAGGCAGCGGCGGTGGCGTGGCCAGATCTGGCCGGCGGAAGGCAGTAGCTGGAAGATGGAGCCATTGGTGATGGCGGCCGGTTGTAGCGGGGGCGCTGTACGCATTTGATCGTTGCTCCAATTTATGAAATTCCTCAAGGAAAATCATTGAGGATTTCTTGGTTTCGGAGGGACCTGGTATGTTAGTCGGTATTCGATCGTACTGAGAGCCTCTGGGGCAGGTTGGCTTTAGGACTGAAAGCATAAgggttgtgtgtgtgtggaagTTACTGGAAATGTTTGTTCCATAGACTAGTATTGCATTATGAGGTGTTGATAGCCGACTACCTAGTGTTCTTGTCCTCTTTAAAGTGTTGTTGGTTTCCGATGAGGGTCTGGCAAATTCTCCTATGTGGTTGCTTCGCGCTGAGATCTTCTAGTTCAGACAAACCTCATTCCCTTAGCCATGaatcaatatttttttgtttgtttcccacagacgacgccaaatTATTGTTTCCTaactacaataattaaatttatttgtcttgggaTTAGTCAAAGCAGAGTTCTTCACCACGAAAAAAGGTTCAAGATGTCACGAGTGAGGTTAAATGGATTTGGAACAGGTTAAGGCCAAAACACGATGAGGTAGGAACCCGGATGGGTTGTCGGGGCTTCCGGATGTGCTGCCCAGATGGGACTTCGGGGAGTCAAGATGAGGGGACCTCACTGGGTCTTCAGGAGAAGGGGCTTCTGGTCCTTCGGATTAGCTAGGCTGGAACTTGGCCTGCGGTCACAAATGAAAGTCAGAGAGGCACGCGGGAGACTCTTTCATGCAggccctctgatgcctaagtcagacaGTAGTCCAAAGTATGAAGTATGATGCAAATGTATGTCTATTACATGTCCCAAAGGGATACTTGTATTTCCAAATGGGTTTTAGAGAAAGATTGAATGTTGGGACAAATGTATGAAGTGAGTCTAAAAAGGTTTGAGAGTCTAGAAAGATCCATTTGTCCAAAAAGGGTTCCAAAAGATCTGTTTACCTTCGAAGAGGTAAGTATTTATCAACGAAGTGGTGGGACCCATGGTTGAGTCAGAAAACTCTTTTGAGGAGTATCTTAAGGAGGCTGGAGGGCCTGACAAAGTCTTCAGGGTGGGATACCTCGATAGCTATCTCCGGGTGGCCCCGAATGGGGCTTCAAGCCATTAGGCTTAGGTCCGGGAAACCCCAAAAGGTATCCTTGGACTTGGGAAAAAAATATGCATGCTAGGCTAGTCCTAGGAGACCCATCAGGGGTTCGAGAAGGTTCTATCCTAGAGACTGTCTAGGGAATAAAGAACTCGAGAATTGCTTTAAAACTTAGGAGAATTTTAAGGCACCCCACAACATAAGGGTATATGTGTAATATCCcgaatatttgagaaattaagaagaagtatttatttatgtggttttgaggaaaataagtaattaaagataattaattaaattatttgaaaataattaataattaataattattatatttatggtgattattgaatacttGTGAGTTAAAAGGaagtattaaattatttggggtatttggagatttaagaaaatgtgtatttatgttgttttgaaaaaatgagaattagaataattaatttaattgggagtatttatgaaaataagaaaataaattaaattagtgaaatTTCTGGAAATTGTGTGGTGAAAGTAAAATAAGAGGAAAATTGGATTTGGGTGTAACGGTGAGTTCTGAAAGTTTTGGGGTGTCTTTGCGATTTTTGGAAAGTGAGTTGGGGatgggtttaaaattaattggagGCATACTAATGTTGAAGACGCGTGTGGCGCGAGAGGTCGCGCGCGAGGACGGCCAGGCAGCGGGTACGGGATCGAGATCGAGGGGAAGCATGTGCGCAGGGGGGATTTTGTTGAATTTTTCAGCAAAAGAAGCCCCtgaaacgatgtcgttttggggGAAGCGGGGTGGTTGCGAGGCAGCCACTGGTCGCACCACGTGGCGACCTCTGGGCCGCCCATTCGCCTTGCCACCCAAGCCAGCTCATTTTACAGCATTTAATGGctaattttggccatttttcaGGCCAAATCGAGAGGAAAAAGAGAGGAATTATGGGGGAAGAAGATGGCGCTCGGCCAAcaaaaaaattggaagaaaagtgGGAAGAAATGGGAGGAAATCAGGGATTTTGCGGTTAttcaatgtttaaaaatattctggtaagtgggtaaaattggtataaatattttatgtttaaattataaattttatacgaTTAAATTATACTGTTTAGGcggttagaattaattaatttaagtcatggttgtattaattattaggaaatattttacttcgcaacgggagCACAAACGAGGCAAGAATTGGGCAAATagaggcaagctcctaaccctctcctcatgttcttcatttcctgcgagagttttcgttatttttcatattttaaaccctccatCTCCATgattcggttccacgcattaataataataatctgcgtggtaaccaccctatgacctatattttattaatgagtttattgttaaaggaatgagctaagcaatgaTGTCTTGGTGTTTTTCATTTCGACcatcacggagcttcgtatcgctccgctttccttgggaatggtGTTGAACtcgttggggctaggttcttagataATGGCTATGGTCAAGATTATGgagttaataatttattatggaTGTGGAGATGGTTTCTTATGTATGAGAATAGATGAGAACGTGAATGACATAATGAAGTCTATGTTGATATGGATAGAGTGTGCAAAATGATAAGCTTAAGTGACTAAGTTTAATGTCGTCtatgtgtgtctaagggtatggggtacaaagccactgactgtcgatcgtgggtcgtggcagttgatggatggatgtatgggcgctagtcaTCGGCTATTACGATAAGCACTAGACGGGTcagaagagctagtactgccagattcccgccttggtttgtgcatatcatgatgtgtgctacatagggcttgggttgcattcattgttgggacatgctttgtgtgtgacgggGTTTGtaagcatttgcatgacccgatcggtctaagagccaacttgggttccctaggtgagccagtgcatttagagcatattgcatgtgtgtattcctatgtggacGTAGCATagcttgatgcttggtttataggGGCCTTGTCATtacgtttatgctgcaaaagccgttgcatttcctaattgttgcactgcatggtgagaatgtgtggCTATAGGTGATGAGTATGGGTGGTAGGCGTGGCCCACgataagaccttgggagtgagacccacggtGGCGTGGCCCACGGAAAGACCTTgaggtgagacccacggcgacAATAAGAccctggggtgagacccacgacaaCATAAAGatcttggggtgagacccatggCAATAGATTATGATGTGAGCAACAAGAATGGacatgtaagggaaatggtatgGAGGTAGCTTATAAAAGATTGCTAACAGGTTTGTGTGTtagacttgggtgccagtgtgtgttttatgtggaccccaaggacaatttatgtgaaatttattatatgtttgtgcaTCTAGAAATAAGGAAGGTATTtggcatggcatgacatgacgttGCTTTGGCATGAATTACATGAGGTGTTATGGGAATAGTCCTATCTGTacccttcagcctttctttctagagcttgctaagtctcgcgactcacgtttgctttccatcattctaggtaagagaAACGTCTGTGATAGCTGGTACATTTAGTGGGGTTTGAGTCCAGACCGTcaagtcatgatagcaagtggaGAGCTCTCCCGAGACTAGGCCCTGGGTGTCATTGTGCCTATGTTAAGGtcaatgttttatatttttgagatgAATGTTTATTATGTAAGCCCTGGGTGTCATTGTGCctgtgttattgttctatatcactcaaataatgaccctttcatggatcctctatgctagtgggggctccgggaggcgggccgttacaataTGTGTAATTGCACAGAGTTATCTATTATACAACATAAGGATATATGTAGTATAACATAGAGATATACTTAGTACAACTTAAGAATAAATGTGATAGAGTATTGGTAGTTATGTTATAGATAGAAGTATCCATGATACAACCTTGGTCTTGTGGCTggaatacaacaattgaaacttGTTTGTTTTAAGGAAGCTCAGTAGAAAGTCGACAAGGCtagaaaaaagaataagcaCTGCTCAAAAGGAGTCACCCAAAAGGGGGTCCTATGGAAAGGTGGCTTCAGAAGGAAAAAGGGTTTTCAAATGCAAGAAGATACGGAAGGGCTCCAGTAGGAGTTGTGCGGAAGGGTCATCTAATTTGCAAGACAAAAGACAGAAGACAGTCAGAAGGCATGCAGGGATCTCTCTAGCACGGGCCCTTCGTTGCTTAGGTCAGACATGGTCTTAGTGCTAAAGTGATGCATTTGATGTGCGAATGCAACATGCAAATAATGCTCCTTGAAAAGTTAAAGGTCTTCGAAAGCGTATATATCGAAGAGTAGAAGATATGTCTTTGGATTCGGCCAAAGGATTTGGGAGACGAGGGGTTAGGGGGTATTAATACCCTTCTAAGGACTGGGACACGTGGAACACATGCACGAGGGCATGTGGCACGACCCCCTTTAGGTGAGGGTGTCTAGTAGTCCCTAGGTTAGGCTTCGGTAAGACCTTGATGGGCCAAGCCTTCAGGAAATCTAGTCCCTGAAAGGTCTTCGGAAGACTGCCTAACCCTTCAGGGAAGCTGGTCCCCAAAGGTCTTTGGAAGGTTGCCCAAGTCTTTAGGGAATGAGGCCCCCGAAGACCCTTCCAGGCATTCTCTTAGGGCCAGACTAACTTCTACAGGAAAACTCCCCCGGAGGCTCTTCAGATGAAATCTAATGGAGAGTATGTTACAACACTTAGTGTAATTAAGGATATCCAAAGTACACTATAGAGGTATCCATTGTGTAACACAAAGGTATTTGTTATTCAACCTTGGCATACTTGGGGGTATGTGAGATGCAATGTAGAGGGATTTATGGTACAACCTTGATATAACTAATGGTATATATAGTACAACTATGGTCAGGGGCGGATCCAGGAATTTAGGTTGGGGGggctgaaattttaaaaagttaatgtaataaaattcttatataacCAAAAAgtcaatataataaattttcagGAAACTTGAGCTCGacgaggttttgaaacaaaaaattcatccaCAACAGAATCTACATCTATTGTAAGAGCAAGTTCTCTTCCAATGTAGAGTGTCATACAATCAGTAAGGAAGTCGTCCTCTATTTTGTTATGAAGTGTTGTCTTCAAAAGTTTCATTACTGAAAATGCCCACTCAGTAGTTGCAGTAGAAACAGGTAATGTCAATACAAGACAAATCAATCTAGTTATCATAATGTATGTATCTGACCTTCCACTGTTGGCACAATTCAACAAGTGTAGATACTTGAAACCTTTGGTCAGCAATCACATCATGAACATAATACTTCAACTCATATTCTAAAGCACAAATATCTTGACTGCTAAAATCTTCAGGATAGAACTTCTTTGCAAGTGTACAAATATCATCACTATTGAATGATTCAAATGAATTTCTGGGATCCAAAGCCACACTGAGAGAAAGGAGTTCTATTGATTTATCATTAAATCGTGTATTTAACTCCATCAATACAAAATCAATTACTTCATTGAAAACATCAAAATGATAATGGTGCTCAACTATAGTCTCATCACTACAACGACCAATCATATATGAAGAATCTAGATCCAGTATGTGAATGTTGTGTCTTGAACaaaaatcttttatttcttgaagAAACACTTCCCAACCTTCTTCTCTCAATTCTTGAATGATAAGTTTCGCAGTAGAAACAAATCTCATAGCAGCCAAAATGTCTAGTGATTTTTTTTGAAGGGCTTGACAAAGAACATCAGTTATTCTCAtaattttgtgcattaaaagcaAATTGAACACAAATTCAAAACATGCAAAGTGTCTATAAGCGCCACGGACTTCAGCTCGAGAACTTGCTTTTGAACAATGAACTTTAAGATATTCAAGCACCTTGCAAGTTGCAGAGTACACGCCTATCATGTTTTTTACATAATCATAATGAGAACTCCAACGTGTTGCTCCAGCACGTTGCAAATTACCTATTTGATTGGCTCCATTTCTAGACTCACACTCTCCAATACTCAACATATActcaacttcttttttttttgagcaTTTTGCAACTCACTAATGCGCtgagaagaagaattaataatattgataacaTTATCTAAATGAGAAAAGAATTCCCAAATAACACTAACATCCTTAGCTACAGAAATCAATGCCAGTTGTAACCTTTGTGCAAATCAATGAACATAATATGCATATGGATAATCTCTAAGAAATAAAGCTTGAAGTCTATTCCAAGTACCACGCATATTATTAGCACCATCATATCCTTGACCTTTCATTTTGCTAAGTTGAAGGTCGTGTCGAGCAAGAATATCAGATATCTCATTTTTTAGGTTTAATGACGTGGTGTTACTAACGCTTTTGATTGCAAAAAAATGTTCTGTCAAAATACCACAACTATTCACAAACCTCAAAATAGTGGCCAATTGCTCTCGGTTAGATTCATATTTTGCTTCAtccataagaatacaaaagcaTTCATCTCCAACATCCTCACGAATTATCTATCATACTCTGTTAGCCATAATATGCAAAATATCCTTCTGAATATTTGGAGCAATGTACTGAGCATTTTTCGGAGCATTATCTAATACAACTTTATCAACTTCCATACTCAATTGTGCAAAAGCCTTaagcatttgaataaaattcccATGGTtcaatgaagatgaagattcaTCGTGACCTCTAAAGTCACAACCTTGAAGTGCTAGCAACCAGACAACTATAACTGAAGCCTTTACGCGTAAGCGATTTTTTTGAGATTCCtcttttgtttgtgaatgaattACCCTTTCAACATGTTGAGACGGATTCATTAAATCTTCAGCCATTCTTACACAATTCAAGTGGGGTGACGAAGGTGCAGAACCAACATGAGTAAGAAAAGCACATTTATTTCCTTGGTTAACCCTCTTCCAATTGTCAAATCCCACAATAGCCAACGTCgaaatatttgatgaatgaCCATCATTCAGAAATAGAAAATAGTAGAAACAATATGCCTTGTCTTCTGAAGGTGAATATTCTGACCACCTAAATTGATTGAACCAATTTTTCTGAAAACTCCGACGTTGATTTCCAAAAGTGATCTTATTGTAATTCAAAAGTGATGGTTGATATGGCCCAGCTAGTAGATATGCTCATCTAATCTCATCCCGTGCATTAATAGGATAttcacaaatttgttttcttttcctcgGATCCCGTTCAATAcaagtgattagtggttaattttgtaaaattttgttacaattataacccctgttttgattt is from Diospyros lotus cultivar Yz01 chromosome 2, ASM1463336v1, whole genome shotgun sequence and encodes:
- the LOC127794747 gene encoding uncharacterized protein LOC127794747, whose amino-acid sequence is MLSIGECESRNGANQIGNLQRAGATRWSSHYDYVKNMIGVYSATCKVLEYLKVHCSKASSRAEVRGAYRHFACFEFVFNLLLMHKIMRITDVLCQALQKKSLDILAAMRFVSTAKLIIQELREEGWEVFLQEIKDFCSRHNIHILDLDSSYMIGRCSDETIVEHHYHFDVFNEVIDFVLMELNTRFNDKSIELLSLSVALDPRNSFESFNSDDICTLAKKFYPEDFSSQDICALEYELKYYVHDVIADQRFQVSTLVELCQQWKLLARDRSETTVSLTIEALARLQDLVYDCVSNILAPQQQISDLQAY